From Gemmobacter sp., the proteins below share one genomic window:
- a CDS encoding phosphotransferase, producing the protein MTLPLTGAGANAGAEPVRDGFALNDAALARWMADHVPGFAGPLQVLQFKGGQSNPTYKLVTPGAAYVLRRKPPGQLAKGAHAVDREYRVLKALGQAGFPVARVHGLCTDDAVIGSWFFVMDMVEGRIFWDATFAEVPQHRRGAYFAEMNRVLARLHGLDPAAVGLADYGRAGNYFERQISRWTSSYLADADAGRDAGMDRLIDWLPTAIPPGDETAIVHGDFRCDNMIFHPTEPRILAVLDWELSTLGHPLADFAYHAMMYRMPPDIVAGLGGMDPATLGLPTEADYLAQYCANTGRDGLPHYDFYIAFNFFRMAAIFHGIKGRVARGQAASAHAAKRAEAYPRLVDLALHAMAACR; encoded by the coding sequence ATGACCCTTCCCCTGACCGGCGCCGGCGCCAATGCCGGGGCCGAACCCGTGCGCGATGGCTTTGCCCTGAACGACGCCGCATTGGCCCGCTGGATGGCCGACCATGTGCCGGGCTTTGCCGGCCCGTTGCAGGTGTTGCAGTTCAAGGGGGGGCAATCGAACCCCACCTACAAACTGGTCACCCCCGGCGCCGCCTATGTGCTGCGCCGCAAGCCGCCGGGGCAGCTGGCCAAGGGCGCCCATGCGGTGGACCGCGAATATCGCGTGCTGAAGGCGCTGGGGCAGGCCGGGTTCCCGGTGGCGCGGGTCCACGGGCTTTGCACCGATGATGCGGTGATCGGCAGCTGGTTCTTTGTCATGGACATGGTCGAGGGGCGGATCTTCTGGGACGCCACCTTTGCCGAGGTGCCGCAGCACCGCCGCGGCGCATATTTCGCCGAAATGAACCGCGTGCTGGCGCGGCTGCACGGGCTGGATCCGGCGGCGGTGGGGCTGGCCGATTATGGCCGCGCGGGCAATTACTTTGAACGCCAGATCAGCCGCTGGACCTCCAGCTACCTGGCCGATGCCGATGCCGGGCGTGATGCGGGCATGGACCGGCTGATCGACTGGTTGCCCACCGCCATTCCGCCCGGCGATGAAACCGCCATCGTCCATGGCGATTTCCGCTGCGACAACATGATCTTCCACCCGACCGAACCCCGCATCCTGGCCGTGCTGGACTGGGAGCTGTCAACGCTGGGCCACCCGCTGGCGGATTTCGCCTATCACGCCATGATGTATCGCATGCCGCCCGATATCGTGGCCGGTCTGGGCGGGATGGATCCGGCCACGCTGGGCCTGCCGACCGAAGCGGATTACCTGGCGCAATATTGCGCCAATACCGGGCGCGATGGCCTGCCGCATTACGATTTCTACATCGCCTTCAACTTCTTCCGCATGGCCGCGATCTTTCACGGGATCAAGGGCCGGGTCGCGCGCGGTCAGGCCGCGTCGGCCCATGCGGCGAAGCGGGCCGAAGCCTATCCGCGCCTTGTCGATCTGGCGCTGCACGCAATGGCGGCCTGCCGTTAG
- a CDS encoding nitronate monooxygenase family protein — protein sequence MAIRTRITEMLGIRHPIVQGGMMWVGTAELASAVSNAGGLGILTALTQPTPDDLRREIDRCRAMTDKPFGVNLTILPSVNPPPYADYRRAIIDSGIRIVETAGARPQEHVDDFKSHGLTVLHKCTAVRHAVSAVKMGADIISIDGFECAGHPGEDDVPGLVLIPAAADQVTVPMLASGGIGDGRGLAAALALGAEGVNMGTRFCATVEAPIHQRVKDFLVQNTERDTKLIFRGFKNTGRVARNSVSDQVADIGARPGAVFADVQPLVSGARGRVALTTGDLDAGLIWAGQIQGLIRDIPTCADLLSRMVQDAEEIIRGRMSGFLAA from the coding sequence ATGGCGATCAGAACCCGCATCACCGAAATGCTGGGCATCCGGCACCCCATCGTGCAGGGCGGCATGATGTGGGTGGGCACGGCAGAACTGGCCTCGGCCGTGTCGAACGCGGGCGGCCTGGGCATTCTGACCGCGCTGACCCAGCCCACCCCCGACGACCTGCGGCGCGAGATCGACCGTTGCCGTGCCATGACCGACAAGCCCTTTGGCGTGAACCTGACCATCCTGCCATCGGTCAACCCGCCGCCCTATGCCGACTATCGCCGCGCGATCATCGACAGCGGGATCCGCATCGTGGAAACCGCCGGCGCCCGGCCGCAGGAACATGTGGACGATTTCAAGTCCCATGGCCTGACCGTGCTGCACAAATGCACCGCCGTGCGCCATGCGGTATCGGCGGTGAAGATGGGGGCCGATATCATTTCCATCGACGGATTCGAATGCGCGGGCCATCCGGGCGAAGATGACGTGCCGGGGCTGGTGCTGATACCGGCGGCGGCCGATCAGGTGACGGTGCCGATGCTGGCCTCGGGCGGGATCGGCGACGGGCGGGGCCTGGCGGCGGCGCTGGCGCTGGGGGCCGAAGGGGTGAACATGGGCACCCGGTTCTGCGCCACGGTCGAGGCGCCGATCCACCAGAGGGTCAAGGATTTCCTGGTGCAGAACACCGAACGCGATACCAAGCTGATCTTTCGCGGGTTCAAGAACACCGGCCGCGTCGCGCGCAATTCGGTGTCGGATCAGGTGGCCGATATCGGCGCGCGCCCCGGGGCGGTGTTCGCCGATGTGCAGCCGCTGGTTTCGGGCGCCCGGGGGCGCGTGGCGCTGACCACCGGCGATCTGGATGCAGGGTTGATCTGGGCTGGCCAGATCCAGGGCCTGATCCGCGACATTCCCACCTGCGCCGACCTGCTGTCGCGCATGGTGCAAGATGCCGAGGAGATCATTCGCGGCCGGATGTCGGGCTTTCTGGCCGCATAA
- a CDS encoding 3-hydroxyacyl-CoA dehydrogenase NAD-binding domain-containing protein → MGFDYVRDAGGVVVVTMDMDGQSANTMSQDYHRLMGETVARLEQEPGLAGVIFASAKKTFFAGGDLHGLLAAGPADAAYSAWLTEDKGYLRRLERLPVPVVAAINGAALGGGFEICLACNHRIIVADPGAITGLPEVTLGLLPGAGGTARLPRLIALPDALDLLLSGRAVPPEQALRLGLVDAIVPTAADLLPAARAWIAAHPAAHAQPWETGAPDLTDAAMAAARTALAAARADVDKRTRGKLPGPPKILQIVEAGLVQDIDTTLALETRMFGDLLGLPETRAAISTNFFAANAIRSGKLRPPGPKGRVGSVAVVGAGLMGAGIAHVTAGLGLPTWLTDRSPALAEAGRDSALAQAKPGHDGRIADHLHAVPALTDQSPELIIEAVFEDIDIKQAIIRDTFPRLADDGIYATNTSTIPIALLAQAAPDPSRFVGLHFFSPVPKMPLVEIIEGPQTSAETLRRAYDFVQQLRKTPIIVKDARGFFTSRVFSTYLNESLELLVDGMDPLAIEQAAHQAGMPMPPFRLHDDVTISLNHAAYETHRTLDARLGVDDGFPVPNRPLRRIARVMTELGRIGRKAGMGFYDYAEGQPPRLWSGLAQFREGDHAITQAEAGDRILYVQAIETLRCLNEGILRNEAEANLGSILGIGYPRHTGGALQFIRGIGIDRFANRAAQLADRWGARFALPDTAYDVLRDGRARIV, encoded by the coding sequence ATGGGCTTTGACTATGTCCGTGACGCAGGTGGCGTCGTGGTGGTGACGATGGACATGGACGGCCAGTCGGCCAACACCATGAGCCAGGACTATCACCGCCTGATGGGCGAAACCGTGGCGCGGCTGGAACAGGAACCCGGGCTGGCGGGGGTGATCTTCGCCTCGGCCAAGAAGACGTTCTTTGCCGGTGGCGATCTGCACGGGCTGCTGGCGGCCGGACCTGCCGATGCCGCCTATTCCGCCTGGCTGACCGAGGACAAGGGCTATCTGCGGCGGCTGGAACGGCTGCCGGTGCCGGTGGTTGCCGCGATCAACGGGGCCGCGCTGGGGGGCGGGTTCGAGATTTGCCTGGCCTGCAACCACCGCATCATCGTGGCGGATCCCGGTGCCATCACCGGCCTGCCCGAGGTGACGCTGGGCCTGCTGCCGGGCGCGGGCGGCACCGCCCGCCTGCCCCGGCTGATCGCCCTGCCCGATGCGCTGGACCTGCTGCTGTCGGGGCGCGCGGTTCCCCCGGAACAGGCGCTGCGGCTGGGGCTGGTGGATGCCATTGTGCCCACCGCCGCCGACCTGCTGCCCGCCGCCCGGGCCTGGATCGCCGCCCATCCGGCCGCCCATGCCCAACCCTGGGAAACCGGCGCCCCCGACCTGACCGATGCCGCCATGGCTGCCGCCCGCACTGCGCTGGCCGCCGCCCGTGCCGATGTGGACAAGCGCACGCGCGGCAAGCTGCCAGGGCCGCCGAAGATCCTCCAGATTGTCGAGGCGGGGCTGGTGCAGGACATTGACACCACGCTGGCGCTGGAAACACGGATGTTCGGTGACCTGCTGGGCCTGCCCGAAACCCGCGCGGCGATTTCCACCAACTTTTTCGCCGCCAATGCGATCCGGTCGGGCAAGCTGCGCCCGCCAGGGCCCAAGGGGCGCGTCGGATCGGTCGCCGTGGTGGGCGCCGGGCTGATGGGCGCTGGCATAGCCCATGTGACGGCGGGCCTTGGCCTGCCCACCTGGCTGACCGACCGTTCCCCCGCCCTGGCCGAGGCCGGGCGCGACTCTGCGCTGGCGCAGGCCAAACCGGGGCACGACGGGCGGATCGCGGACCATCTGCATGCCGTGCCGGCCCTGACCGACCAGTCCCCCGAGCTGATCATCGAGGCGGTGTTCGAGGATATCGACATCAAGCAGGCGATCATCCGCGACACCTTTCCCCGGCTGGCCGACGACGGGATTTACGCCACCAACACCTCGACCATTCCCATTGCCCTGCTGGCACAGGCGGCACCCGATCCGTCGCGTTTCGTGGGCCTGCATTTCTTCAGCCCGGTGCCGAAAATGCCGCTGGTGGAAATCATCGAAGGGCCGCAGACATCGGCCGAAACGCTGCGCCGGGCCTATGATTTTGTGCAGCAGCTGCGGAAAACCCCGATCATCGTCAAGGATGCGCGGGGGTTCTTCACCAGCCGGGTGTTTTCCACCTATCTGAACGAAAGCCTGGAACTGCTGGTCGACGGGATGGATCCGCTGGCCATCGAACAGGCAGCGCATCAGGCGGGCATGCCGATGCCGCCCTTCCGCCTGCATGACGATGTGACGATCTCGCTCAACCATGCGGCCTATGAAACCCACCGCACGCTGGATGCCCGTCTGGGGGTGGACGACGGATTCCCGGTGCCCAACCGCCCGCTGCGCCGCATTGCGCGGGTGATGACCGAACTGGGCCGCATCGGGCGCAAGGCGGGCATGGGGTTCTACGACTATGCCGAAGGCCAGCCGCCGCGCCTCTGGTCCGGGCTGGCGCAGTTCCGCGAAGGCGATCATGCGATCACCCAAGCCGAGGCGGGCGACCGCATCCTGTATGTGCAGGCGATCGAGACCTTGCGCTGCCTGAACGAAGGCATCCTGCGCAACGAGGCCGAGGCGAACCTGGGGTCGATCCTTGGGATCGGCTACCCCAGGCATACCGGGGGGGCGCTGCAATTCATCCGGGGCATCGGGATTGACCGTTTCGCCAACCGCGCCGCCCAACTGGCCGACCGCTGGGGTGCCCGCTTTGCCCTGCCCGACACCGCCTATGACGTGCTGCGCGATGGTCGCGCCAGGATCGTCTGA
- a CDS encoding acyl-CoA synthetase translates to MKHLSHFAKVTPDKVAYRMARSGETISYAALDRASNRNAHTFRHLGVGPGGNIALLFENRLDFMALAWAGQRSGVFYTAISTHLTGPEIAYIIGDCEASVTVLSDRYADLLPQLQAACPASRFFVAGAGADPALDWHALAGTMPDTPIADECAGADLLYSSGTTGRPKGIVRRFRHQPVDTVIPALMTVLCETEGGMGPASVLITPAPLYHAAPLRFAMMAVMFGGSAILSEKFDPEETLALIDQWGVTHGQFVPTHFVRMLKLDPQIRTKYRHATLQTVFHAAAPCPRDVKAAMIDWWGPILCEFYAGSEANGVTFSTSADWLAHPGTVGRSLTGPIVIADEEGAELPPGRIGAVYFDSGVEFEYRNDPEKTAAAYLRPGCATFGDIGYLNDQGFLFLSDRKAYTIISGGVNIYPQETEDLLITHPDVADAAVFGVPNEEMGEEVKAVIQLEPGIPADPAKAQELIDWCRARLSNLKVPRSIDFRADMPRTETGKLIKRKLRDAYWPQPA, encoded by the coding sequence ATGAAGCACCTGTCCCATTTCGCGAAGGTGACGCCCGACAAGGTGGCCTATCGCATGGCCCGCTCGGGCGAGACGATCAGCTATGCCGCGCTGGACCGCGCGTCGAACCGCAACGCCCATACCTTTCGCCATCTGGGCGTCGGGCCGGGAGGCAACATCGCGTTGCTGTTCGAAAACCGGCTGGATTTCATGGCGCTGGCCTGGGCGGGGCAGCGGTCGGGGGTGTTCTACACCGCGATCAGCACCCATCTGACCGGGCCGGAAATCGCCTATATCATCGGGGATTGCGAGGCGTCGGTGACCGTTCTTTCCGACCGTTACGCCGATCTGCTGCCGCAGTTGCAGGCGGCCTGTCCGGCGTCGCGGTTCTTTGTCGCCGGTGCGGGGGCCGATCCGGCGCTGGATTGGCACGCGCTGGCGGGCACCATGCCCGACACCCCGATTGCCGATGAATGCGCCGGGGCCGACCTGCTGTATTCCTCGGGCACCACGGGGCGGCCCAAGGGGATCGTGCGCAGGTTCCGTCACCAGCCGGTGGATACGGTGATCCCCGCGCTGATGACCGTGTTGTGCGAAACCGAAGGCGGCATGGGGCCGGCATCGGTGCTGATCACGCCCGCGCCGCTCTATCATGCTGCGCCGCTGCGCTTTGCCATGATGGCGGTGATGTTCGGCGGCAGCGCAATCCTGTCGGAAAAGTTCGATCCCGAGGAAACCCTGGCGCTGATCGACCAATGGGGCGTCACCCATGGCCAGTTCGTGCCCACCCATTTCGTCCGCATGCTGAAGCTGGATCCGCAGATCCGCACGAAATACCGCCATGCCACCTTGCAGACGGTGTTCCACGCCGCTGCCCCCTGCCCGCGCGATGTCAAGGCGGCGATGATCGACTGGTGGGGCCCGATCCTGTGCGAATTCTACGCCGGGTCCGAGGCGAATGGCGTCACCTTTTCCACCTCGGCCGACTGGCTGGCGCATCCGGGCACTGTCGGCCGGTCGCTGACAGGGCCAATCGTGATCGCCGACGAGGAGGGCGCCGAACTGCCCCCCGGCCGGATCGGCGCGGTCTATTTCGACAGCGGGGTCGAATTCGAATACCGCAACGACCCGGAAAAGACCGCCGCCGCCTATCTGCGCCCCGGCTGCGCCACCTTTGGCGACATCGGCTATCTGAACGATCAGGGCTTCCTGTTCCTGTCCGACCGCAAGGCCTACACCATCATTTCCGGCGGCGTGAACATATACCCGCAGGAAACCGAGGATCTGCTGATCACCCATCCCGACGTGGCCGATGCCGCCGTGTTCGGCGTGCCGAACGAGGAAATGGGCGAGGAGGTGAAGGCGGTAATCCAGCTGGAACCCGGCATTCCCGCCGATCCGGCCAAGGCGCAGGAACTGATCGACTGGTGCCGCGCGCGGTTGTCGAACCTCAAGGTGCCGCGCAGCATCGACTTTCGCGCCGACATGCCACGCACCGAAACCGGCAAGCTGATCAAGCGCAAGCTGCGCGATGCCTACTGGCCGCAACCCGCATGA
- a CDS encoding CaiB/BaiF CoA-transferase family protein, protein MTAPLTGIRIVELAGIGPGPFAGMMLADHGAEVIRIERPGGGAAGPEIPADKDILLRSRKRVEMDLKSPAARAVLLDLIASADGLIEGYRPGVLERLGLGPDVLLAANPRLVIGRMTGWGQTGPMAQMAGHDLNYIAIAGALHGVGRHGAKPVVPLNLFGDFGGGGMLLAFGMLVALTHARATGQGQVVDAAMTEGAGLLMSMLQTFRQIGIWQDDRGVNLLDGGAHFYDTYETADGKFVAIGAIEPQFYARLLDLTGLAGDPDFADQMNAGTWDSLRDRLAAIFRSRTRDDWDAVFLGTDACYAPVLSMAEAPDHPHNRARGAWVRVDGIVQAAPAPRYSHSETVPPRMHRAGTDTTDLLAGLGYDPDRIAALMDGASLG, encoded by the coding sequence GTGACCGCACCCCTGACCGGCATCCGCATTGTCGAACTTGCCGGCATCGGGCCCGGCCCCTTTGCCGGCATGATGCTGGCCGATCACGGCGCCGAGGTGATCCGCATCGAACGCCCCGGCGGCGGCGCGGCAGGGCCAGAGATTCCGGCGGACAAGGACATTCTGCTACGGTCGCGCAAGCGGGTGGAAATGGATCTGAAATCCCCCGCCGCCCGCGCCGTGCTGCTGGATCTGATCGCCAGCGCCGACGGCCTGATCGAAGGGTATCGCCCCGGCGTGCTGGAGCGGCTGGGCCTTGGCCCCGATGTGCTGCTGGCCGCCAATCCGCGGCTGGTGATCGGCCGCATGACCGGCTGGGGCCAGACCGGCCCGATGGCGCAGATGGCGGGGCACGACCTGAACTACATCGCCATCGCCGGCGCGCTGCACGGCGTTGGACGGCACGGGGCAAAGCCCGTGGTGCCCCTGAACCTGTTCGGCGATTTCGGCGGCGGCGGAATGCTGCTGGCCTTTGGCATGCTGGTGGCGCTGACCCATGCGCGGGCGACCGGGCAGGGCCAGGTCGTCGATGCCGCGATGACCGAAGGCGCGGGGCTGCTGATGTCGATGCTGCAAACCTTTCGCCAGATCGGCATCTGGCAGGATGACCGGGGCGTCAACCTGCTGGATGGCGGTGCGCATTTCTACGACACCTACGAGACGGCGGATGGCAAATTCGTTGCCATCGGCGCCATCGAGCCGCAGTTCTATGCCCGCCTGCTGGATCTGACCGGGCTGGCCGGCGACCCGGACTTTGCCGACCAGATGAACGCGGGCACCTGGGACAGCCTGCGCGACCGGCTGGCGGCGATTTTCCGCAGCCGCACGCGCGACGACTGGGACGCGGTGTTTCTGGGCACCGACGCCTGCTATGCCCCCGTCCTGTCGATGGCCGAGGCGCCCGACCATCCGCACAACCGCGCGCGCGGGGCCTGGGTCCGGGTCGATGGCATCGTGCAGGCGGCCCCCGCGCCGCGCTATTCGCACAGCGAAACCGTGCCGCCCCGCATGCACCGCGCCGGCACCGATACCACCGATCTGCTGGCCGGGCTGGGCTACGACCCCGACCGGATCGCCGCGCTGATGGATGGCGCCTCGCTGGGTTAG
- a CDS encoding acetyl-CoA C-acetyltransferase: MADAYLVELVRTAGGRRGGALANWHPADLGAEVIDALVARSGIDPAAIDDVIVGCVTQAGEQAFAFGRNCVLASNLPESVPAVTIDRQCGSSQQAVQFAAQAVMSGTQDVVIAMGVESMTRVPMFSNTKYHAREGLGIGPFSDRILHRYGTRDFSQFRGAQMIAEKYGFDRDALDRFALESHRRAAAASDAGAFAGEVVPLAIDGGLHTRDEGIRADASLEGIGNVKLLEDGGMISAANASQICDGAAGVLVVSEAALKRHGLTPRARIVNMTVTGGDPVIMLEEPIPATIKALKRAGMSIADIDLYEVNEAFAPVPMAWLKALRADPARLNVNGGAIALGHPLGASGARLMTTLVSALRARGGKYGLQTMCEGGGIANVTIVEAL, from the coding sequence ATGGCTGATGCCTATCTTGTCGAACTGGTCCGCACCGCCGGCGGGCGCCGTGGCGGCGCGCTGGCCAACTGGCACCCCGCCGATCTGGGCGCCGAGGTGATCGACGCGCTGGTCGCGCGGTCGGGGATCGATCCCGCCGCCATCGACGACGTGATCGTCGGCTGCGTGACGCAGGCGGGCGAACAGGCCTTTGCCTTTGGCCGCAACTGCGTGCTGGCCTCGAACCTGCCGGAAAGCGTGCCGGCGGTGACCATCGACCGGCAATGCGGATCGTCGCAGCAGGCGGTGCAGTTCGCGGCGCAGGCGGTCATGTCGGGCACCCAGGATGTGGTGATCGCCATGGGGGTGGAATCCATGACCCGCGTGCCGATGTTTTCCAACACGAAATACCATGCGCGCGAAGGGCTGGGGATCGGCCCGTTCTCGGACCGCATCCTGCACCGCTATGGCACCCGCGATTTCAGCCAGTTCCGCGGCGCCCAGATGATCGCCGAGAAATACGGCTTCGACCGCGACGCGCTGGACCGTTTCGCGCTGGAAAGCCACCGCCGGGCGGCCGCCGCCAGCGATGCAGGCGCCTTTGCCGGTGAAGTGGTGCCGCTGGCCATCGACGGCGGCCTGCATACCCGGGATGAGGGGATCCGCGCCGATGCCAGCCTTGAAGGCATCGGCAACGTCAAGCTGCTGGAGGACGGCGGCATGATTTCCGCCGCCAATGCCAGCCAGATCTGCGATGGCGCCGCCGGTGTGCTGGTGGTGTCCGAAGCCGCACTGAAACGCCATGGCCTGACGCCCAGGGCCCGCATCGTCAACATGACCGTGACCGGCGGCGATCCGGTGATCATGCTGGAGGAACCCATTCCCGCCACCATCAAGGCGCTGAAGCGGGCGGGCATGTCGATTGCCGATATCGACCTTTACGAGGTGAACGAGGCGTTCGCCCCCGTTCCCATGGCCTGGCTGAAGGCGCTGCGGGCCGATCCCGCCCGGCTGAACGTCAATGGCGGCGCCATCGCGCTGGGGCACCCCCTTGGCGCATCCGGTGCGCGGCTGATGACCACGCTGGTCAGCGCGCTGCGGGCGCGGGGCGGGAAATATGGCTTGCAAACCATGTGCGAAGGCGGCGGTATCGCCAACGTGACCATCGTGGAGGCCCTGTAA
- a CDS encoding acyl-CoA dehydrogenase family protein produces the protein MIRRRLFDAEHEQFRTTVRRWAETEVYPHSERFREQGMVDAAVWRSAGAQGFLAMYADERHGGLGLDDFRYDMVLTEELSARENGLYIPLHSRIVAPYVHKFGTDSQRDRFMPGIVSGDTVLAIAMTEPDTGSDLSGIRTRAEDRGDHWLINGAKTYISNGYLCGLVLVAARTGAGRHDIGLFLVPADTPGFTRGRKLAKIGLKSQDTAELHFDNVAIPKDNVLGNPTGGFRLMMHNLAEERLVGAVQFLAQAGRAFDITLEFIQTRKVFGKPVGHYQNSRFKMAEMRARLDCVQAFVDHCAMEHLEGRLGPELAAEAKLMASETEGDVVDECVQLHGGAGFMEEYEIARLYTNARVSRIYAGSSEIMKEIIGRGLGLDDRPARKA, from the coding sequence ATGATCCGCCGCCGCCTCTTTGACGCCGAACACGAACAGTTCCGCACCACCGTCCGCCGCTGGGCGGAAACCGAGGTTTACCCGCATTCCGAACGCTTTCGCGAACAGGGCATGGTGGATGCCGCCGTCTGGCGCAGTGCCGGGGCGCAGGGCTTTCTGGCGATGTATGCCGATGAACGGCACGGCGGGCTGGGGCTGGACGATTTCCGCTATGACATGGTGCTGACCGAGGAATTGTCGGCGCGCGAAAACGGCCTGTACATTCCGCTGCACAGCCGGATCGTCGCGCCCTATGTCCACAAGTTCGGCACCGACAGCCAGCGCGACCGCTTCATGCCGGGCATCGTGTCGGGCGACACCGTGCTGGCCATTGCGATGACCGAACCCGATACCGGATCCGACCTGTCGGGCATCCGCACCCGGGCCGAGGATCGGGGCGATCACTGGCTGATCAACGGGGCCAAGACCTATATCTCGAACGGCTATCTGTGCGGGCTGGTGCTGGTGGCCGCGCGCACCGGGGCGGGGCGGCATGACATCGGGCTGTTTCTGGTGCCGGCCGACACCCCCGGCTTTACCCGAGGCCGCAAGCTGGCCAAGATCGGCCTGAAATCGCAGGATACGGCCGAACTGCATTTCGACAACGTGGCGATCCCCAAGGACAATGTGCTGGGCAACCCCACCGGCGGGTTCCGCCTGATGATGCACAACCTGGCCGAGGAACGGCTGGTCGGTGCCGTGCAATTCCTGGCACAGGCGGGCCGGGCCTTTGATATCACGCTGGAGTTCATCCAGACCCGCAAGGTGTTCGGCAAGCCCGTGGGCCATTACCAGAACTCGCGCTTCAAGATGGCCGAGATGCGGGCGCGGCTGGATTGCGTGCAGGCCTTTGTCGACCATTGCGCGATGGAGCATCTGGAGGGCAGGCTTGGCCCCGAACTGGCGGCCGAGGCCAAGCTGATGGCCTCGGAAACCGAAGGCGACGTGGTGGACGAATGCGTCCAGCTGCACGGCGGCGCGGGCTTCATGGAGGAATATGAAATCGCCCGCCTGTATACCAACGCACGGGTCAGCCGGATTTATGCCGGCTCGTCCGAGATCATGAAGGAAATCATCGGCCGGGGTCTTGGCCTTGATGACCGCCCGGCCCGCAAGGCCTGA
- a CDS encoding helix-turn-helix domain-containing protein, translating to MAHVSDPNELRKGERTRLRLKKTALRLFVQRGLENVSIRDIQAAAGQKNNGSISYYFSSRDALIRELVADTARIMDEDNNRRLDALEARGGPVSIRQVAEIMLPVTHRPESPDSDEDVYRLRFFTSVLITRRELLFEATAGADRATRRCFAHIRRLAPDMPPEILRQRLQLMLLYALSAGASMEAGTPDNRNWKSLWGLASAEPNLADTMTGIIIAPVSAEALAAVGQGLRQDDQAAAMPVPGAQH from the coding sequence ATGGCACATGTGAGCGACCCGAACGAACTGCGCAAAGGCGAACGCACGCGGCTGCGCCTGAAGAAAACCGCGCTGCGGCTGTTCGTGCAGCGCGGGCTGGAAAACGTGTCGATCCGCGACATTCAGGCGGCGGCAGGGCAAAAGAACAACGGGTCCATCAGCTACTATTTCTCGTCGCGCGATGCGCTGATCCGCGAACTGGTCGCCGATACCGCCCGCATCATGGACGAGGACAACAACCGCCGGCTGGACGCGCTGGAGGCGCGGGGCGGCCCGGTTTCCATCCGGCAGGTGGCGGAAATCATGCTGCCGGTGACCCATCGGCCCGAATCGCCCGACAGCGACGAAGATGTCTACCGGCTGCGGTTCTTCACCTCGGTCCTGATCACCCGGCGCGAGCTGCTGTTCGAGGCGACGGCAGGCGCCGACCGTGCGACGCGGCGGTGCTTTGCCCATATCCGCCGGCTGGCCCCCGACATGCCGCCCGAGATCCTGCGCCAGCGGTTGCAGCTGATGCTGCTGTATGCGCTGTCCGCCGGTGCCTCGATGGAGGCGGGAACGCCGGACAACCGCAACTGGAAAAGCCTGTGGGGCCTGGCATCGGCCGAACCGAACCTGGCCGATACCATGACGGGCATCATCATTGCCCCCGTTTCGGCCGAGGCGCTGGCGGCCGTGGGCCAGGGGTTGCGGCAGGATGATCAGGCCGCGGCGATGCCCGTGCCCGGCGCGCAGCACTGA